Proteins encoded by one window of Myripristis murdjan chromosome 1, fMyrMur1.1, whole genome shotgun sequence:
- the LOC115366482 gene encoding uncharacterized protein LOC115366482 → MMMPIYPGAPWVPKFGGPDSELKYGEWKEQLQGLLEYAGLAEPRKVSILMGALTGLAKRQVQVLAEGDRDTTAKIFSVLDGLYRGRAPIALVRSQFFNCQQNPEEPVQSYILRLRELHRRLQQHDPDEAPTDDHLKEQFLLGLEEGSLLQALRRHARQNPNGTFDALQQEARLLEEDQRGHRTEVTCMAVGGTNSYKSRSQNVDWKQELKQEIMTELKDQLRDWTQELIRELKPRSPPQGAAYQGQPERVYVPAPTSNSWDTDGKPICRRCKKSGHIARFCKNRSVPTPALN, encoded by the coding sequence ATGATGATGCCTATTTATCCTGGTGCACCGTGGGTACCTAAGTTTGGGGGGCCAGATTCAGAGCTCAAATATGGGGAGTGGAAAGAACAACTCCAGGGACTGCTTGAATATGCTGGTCTAGCAGAACCACGTAAAGTGAGCATTTTAATGGGGGCACTGACTGGGCTAGCTAAAAGACAGGTTCAAGTGTTGGCTGAGGGTGACCGTGATACAACAGCTAAAATTTTCTCTGTGCTTGATGGACTTTACAGAGGGAGGGCTCCCATTGCACTAGTTAGGTCACAGTTTTTTAATTGCCAACAGAACCCAGAGGAACCTGTGCAGTCATATATTCTTAGGCTCAGGGAGCTTCACCGCAGGCTGCAGCAACATGACCCAGACGAGGCCCCTACAGACGATCATCTGAAGGAGCAGTTCCTGCTTGGTCTGGAAGAGGGCTCCCTACTACAAGCTCTGAGGAGGCATGCCCGCCAGAACCCAAATGGGACGTTCGACGCCCTGCAGCAGGAAGCCCGGCTTCTGGAGGAGGACCAACGCGGCCACAGGACAGAGGTAACCTGCATGGCGGTGGGGGGCACTAATAGCTATAAATCTCGTTCCCAGAATGTTGACTGGAAGCAGGAGCTGAAACAGGAAATCATGACTGAGCTGAAAGACCAGCTGAGGGATTGGACCCAGGAACTAATCAGGGAgctgaaacccaggagccccCCACAAGGAGCTGCCTACCAAGGTCAGCCAGAACGCGTGTATGTTCCTGCACCCACCTCTAATTCCTGGGACACAGATGGTAAGCCCATTTGCAGACGCTGTAAAAAATCAGGCCACATTGCTAGATTCTGCAAAAACCGCTCAGTCCCTACACCAGCTTTAAACTAG